In Pseudomonas sp. ADAK18, a single window of DNA contains:
- the ssuE gene encoding NADPH-dependent FMN reductase, translated as MLVVTLGGSPSQRSRSGVLLEHSRRWLQQQGVEVVSYQIRDFPAEDLLHARFDSPKVIDLLQQVANADGLVIATPVYKASFSGALKTLLDLLPERALAHKVVLPMATGGSIAHMLAVDYALKPVLSALKAQELLHGIFAEDSQIAYGEGSAQAQLVPILEQRLSEALEQFYSAMARRPKPLDPHVLNERLLSARWSI; from the coding sequence ATGCTGGTCGTAACACTTGGTGGCAGTCCCAGCCAACGCTCCCGCTCCGGGGTCTTGCTGGAGCATTCCCGGCGCTGGTTGCAGCAGCAGGGCGTGGAGGTGGTGAGTTATCAGATACGGGACTTCCCGGCCGAAGACTTGCTACATGCACGTTTCGACAGCCCGAAAGTCATCGACCTGCTGCAACAAGTGGCCAACGCCGACGGCCTGGTGATCGCCACGCCGGTGTACAAGGCTTCGTTTTCCGGCGCCCTGAAAACCCTGCTCGATTTGCTGCCCGAGCGTGCCCTGGCCCACAAAGTGGTATTGCCCATGGCCACCGGCGGCAGCATCGCCCATATGCTTGCGGTGGATTACGCCTTGAAGCCGGTGCTCTCGGCGCTGAAAGCCCAGGAATTGCTGCACGGGATTTTCGCCGAAGACAGCCAGATCGCTTACGGCGAAGGCAGCGCCCAGGCGCAACTGGTGCCGATCCTCGAGCAACGCCTGAGTGAGGCCCTGGAGCAGTTCTATAGCGCCATGGCCCGCCGGCCGAAACCCCTTGATCCCCATGTGCTGAATGAACGTTTGTTGAGTGCTCGCTGGAGCATCTGA
- a CDS encoding OprD family porin produces MKKSTLALAVAVGAIAQQAGAAGFIEDSKATLGMRNFYINTDNRDGTGANKNEEWGQGFDLRFISGYTQGTVQFGVDAIGLYGVRLDSSPAKSGNASGAASGGTIFPSDGNKGAVPDYASLGLTGKVKISQTELKIGTLQPNNPVIKTNDGRLLPQTFQGGQITSNEIKDLSLVVGQIEHAKGRNSSNNEGLSIAGANGGSNYDAGNFVNKFYYAGADYKVTKDLTASYYFGELKDFYSQNFLGLVHNWAIGPGVLKSDLRYYRSRDNGANGDTAGYYTTGYYGNKVTKGKVDNDLYSYLALYSVEGHTFGAGYQYTKGDSDFPWLNQGDGSSNSTTTDMQIQKFARAGERTWQARYAYDFAKIGVPGLTAGVIYLKGNNIDTSVGSKSEWERDLTLAYVVPEGPLKNLGVAWKNAMWRTDLANTRSQDENRLIVSYSIPLL; encoded by the coding sequence ATGAAGAAGTCCACATTGGCGTTGGCTGTGGCTGTAGGGGCAATCGCCCAGCAGGCAGGCGCCGCTGGTTTTATCGAAGACAGCAAGGCCACTCTGGGCATGCGTAACTTCTACATCAACACTGACAACCGTGACGGTACTGGTGCGAATAAGAACGAAGAGTGGGGCCAAGGCTTCGATCTGCGTTTCATCTCGGGTTACACCCAAGGTACTGTTCAGTTCGGCGTTGATGCTATCGGCCTGTACGGTGTGCGTCTGGATTCCAGCCCTGCCAAGAGCGGCAACGCAAGCGGTGCTGCATCCGGCGGCACGATTTTCCCAAGCGACGGCAATAAAGGCGCAGTCCCAGACTACGCCAGCCTGGGCCTGACCGGTAAGGTCAAGATTTCCCAGACCGAGCTGAAAATCGGCACCCTGCAACCGAACAACCCGGTCATCAAGACCAACGACGGTCGTCTGTTGCCACAAACCTTCCAGGGCGGCCAGATCACCTCGAACGAGATCAAGGACCTGTCTCTGGTTGTTGGTCAGATCGAGCACGCCAAAGGCCGTAACTCCAGCAACAACGAAGGCCTGTCGATTGCGGGCGCCAACGGCGGCTCCAACTACGACGCTGGTAACTTCGTCAACAAGTTCTACTACGCGGGTGCTGACTACAAAGTCACCAAGGACCTGACCGCGTCGTACTACTTCGGTGAGCTGAAGGACTTCTACTCGCAGAACTTCCTGGGCCTGGTCCACAACTGGGCTATCGGTCCTGGCGTCCTGAAAAGTGACCTGCGCTACTACCGCAGCCGTGACAACGGTGCCAACGGTGACACTGCTGGTTACTACACCACCGGTTACTACGGTAACAAAGTCACCAAGGGCAAGGTCGACAACGACCTGTACAGCTACTTGGCTCTGTACTCGGTTGAAGGCCACACCTTCGGCGCTGGCTATCAGTACACCAAGGGCGACAGCGATTTCCCTTGGCTGAACCAGGGTGACGGTTCGTCCAACAGCACCACCACCGACATGCAGATCCAGAAGTTTGCCCGCGCTGGCGAACGTACCTGGCAAGCTCGCTACGCTTATGACTTCGCCAAGATTGGCGTGCCTGGCCTGACCGCTGGTGTGATCTACCTCAAAGGCAACAACATCGACACTTCCGTCGGCAGCAAAAGCGAGTGGGAACGTGACTTGACCCTGGCTTACGTTGTTCCAGAAGGCCCGTTGAAAAACCTGGGCGTAGCCTGGAAAAACGCGATGTGGCGTACCGACCTGGCGAACACCCGTTCCCAGGACGAAAACCGCCTGATCGTCAGCTACTCGATCCCGCTGTTGTAA
- a CDS encoding peroxiredoxin, translated as MSLRLGDIAPDFEQDSSAGKIRFHEWLGDSWGVLFSHPADFTPVCTTELGFTAKLKDEFAKRGVKAIALSVDPVDSHHKWIEDINETQNTVVNFPILADADRKVSDLYDLIHPNANDTLTVRSLFVIDPNKKVRLTITYPASTGRNFHEILRVIDSLQLTDNYKVATPANWQDGDEVVIVPSLKDEEEIKKRFPKGYRAVKPYLRLTPQPNR; from the coding sequence ATGAGCCTAAGACTGGGCGACATCGCCCCCGACTTTGAACAGGATTCCAGCGCCGGCAAGATTCGTTTCCACGAATGGCTGGGCGATAGCTGGGGTGTGCTGTTTTCCCACCCGGCGGACTTTACCCCGGTGTGCACCACTGAGCTTGGCTTCACCGCCAAGCTCAAGGACGAATTCGCCAAGCGCGGCGTCAAGGCCATCGCCCTGTCGGTAGACCCGGTGGATTCGCACCACAAATGGATCGAAGACATCAACGAAACCCAGAATACCGTGGTCAACTTCCCGATCCTGGCCGATGCCGATCGCAAAGTTTCCGACCTGTACGACCTGATCCACCCGAATGCTAACGACACCCTCACCGTGCGCTCCCTGTTCGTGATCGACCCGAACAAGAAGGTGCGCCTGACCATCACCTATCCGGCCAGCACTGGCCGCAACTTCCACGAAATCCTGCGGGTCATCGACTCGTTGCAACTGACCGACAACTACAAAGTCGCCACCCCGGCCAATTGGCAGGACGGTGATGAAGTAGTGATCGTGCCGTCGCTCAAGGATGAAGAAGAGATCAAGAAGCGCTTTCCGAAAGGCTATCGGGCGGTGAAGCCGTATCTGCGGCTGACGCCTCAACCTAATCGTTAG
- the argE gene encoding acetylornithine deacetylase: MPLPSMKEQFAALIAAPSVSCTQASLDQSNRPVIDLLATWLGDLGFACDIQQVSPGKFNLLASFGTGPGGLVLAGHSDTVPYDGALWQTDPLKLTEVDGRWVGLGSCDMKGFFALVIEAVQPLLDQPFKQPLLILATCDEESSMAGARALAEAGRPLGRAAVIGEPTGLKPIRLHKGVMMERIDILGRSGHSSDPSLGHSALEAMHDAIGELRGLRLAWQREYRNPQFSVPQPTMNFGCIHGGDNPNRICGQCSLEFDLRPLPGMDPQVLRAAIRQKLEPLAERHQVKIDYAPLFPEVPPFEQAEDAELVRVAERLTGHRAEAVAFGTEAPYLQRLGCETLVLGPGDIACAHQPGEYLEMSRLTPTVRLLRELIEHYCLKPA; this comes from the coding sequence GATTGATTTGCTCGCCACATGGCTGGGGGATCTGGGCTTTGCCTGCGATATCCAGCAGGTCAGCCCCGGCAAATTCAACCTGCTCGCCAGCTTCGGCACCGGCCCTGGTGGCCTGGTGCTCGCCGGGCATAGCGACACCGTGCCTTACGACGGCGCGCTGTGGCAGACCGATCCGCTCAAACTGACGGAAGTGGACGGCCGCTGGGTAGGTTTGGGCAGCTGTGACATGAAGGGCTTTTTCGCCTTGGTGATCGAAGCCGTACAGCCGCTGCTGGACCAACCGTTCAAGCAACCCTTGTTGATTCTCGCCACCTGCGACGAAGAAAGCTCCATGGCCGGTGCCCGTGCGCTGGCTGAAGCTGGTCGTCCATTGGGCCGCGCGGCGGTAATCGGCGAACCCACGGGCCTCAAGCCGATCCGCCTGCACAAGGGCGTGATGATGGAACGCATCGACATCCTCGGGCGCAGCGGCCATTCGTCAGACCCGAGCCTGGGCCACAGCGCCCTGGAAGCCATGCACGATGCCATCGGCGAACTGCGAGGCCTGCGGCTGGCCTGGCAGCGGGAATACCGCAACCCGCAATTCAGCGTCCCCCAGCCGACCATGAACTTCGGTTGTATCCACGGTGGCGATAACCCCAACCGCATCTGCGGCCAGTGCTCCCTGGAATTCGACCTGCGGCCCTTGCCCGGTATGGATCCCCAGGTGCTGCGCGCGGCCATCCGGCAGAAGCTTGAGCCCTTGGCCGAGCGCCATCAGGTGAAGATCGACTACGCGCCGCTGTTCCCGGAAGTGCCGCCCTTTGAGCAGGCCGAAGATGCAGAACTGGTGCGGGTTGCGGAACGACTCACCGGCCATCGTGCCGAAGCAGTAGCGTTTGGCACCGAAGCGCCTTATCTTCAGCGCCTTGGTTGCGAAACCCTGGTGCTCGGCCCTGGCGATATCGCCTGCGCCCACCAGCCCGGCGAGTACCTCGAAATGTCACGCTTGACGCCTACAGTGCGTCTATTGCGGGAACTGATTGAGCATTACTGCCTGAAACCTGCATAA
- the argA gene encoding amino-acid N-acetyltransferase, translating to MPEYVNWLRHASPYINAHRDCTFVVMLPGDGVDHPNFGNIVHDLVLLHSLGVRLVLVHGSRPQIETRLAARGLTPHYHEGLRITDAATLECVIDAVGHLRIAIEARLSMDMASSPMQGSRLRVASGNLVTARPIGVLEGVDYHHTGEVRRVDRKGINRLLDERSIVLLSPLGYSPTGEIFNLACEDVATRAAIDLGADKLLLFGADLGLIDENGRLVRELRPQQVPAHLQRLGNNYQAELLDAAAEACRGGVGRSHIVSYVEDGALLTELFTRDGGGTLVAQEQFELVREAAIEDVGGLLDLISPLEEQGILVRRSREVLEREIEQFSVVEREGMIIACAALYQIADSDAGELACLAVNPEYRHGGRGDELLERIETRARAQGLKTLFVLTTRTAHWFRERGFVPSSVDRLPSARASLYNFQRNSKIFEKAL from the coding sequence ATGCCCGAATACGTCAATTGGCTTCGTCACGCTTCGCCCTACATCAATGCCCACCGCGACTGCACCTTTGTGGTCATGCTGCCGGGCGACGGTGTGGATCATCCGAACTTCGGCAACATCGTCCATGACCTGGTGCTGCTCCACAGCCTTGGCGTGCGGCTGGTGCTGGTCCATGGTTCACGCCCGCAAATCGAAACCCGCCTCGCCGCACGCGGCCTGACGCCGCATTACCACGAAGGCCTGCGCATCACTGATGCCGCGACCCTGGAGTGTGTGATCGACGCGGTCGGCCATCTGCGTATTGCTATCGAAGCGCGGCTGTCCATGGACATGGCCTCGTCGCCGATGCAGGGCTCGCGCCTGCGGGTGGCCAGCGGCAATCTGGTGACCGCGCGTCCCATCGGTGTGCTGGAAGGCGTCGACTATCACCACACCGGCGAAGTGCGTCGGGTTGACCGCAAGGGCATCAATCGCCTGTTGGACGAACGCTCCATCGTGCTGTTGTCGCCGCTGGGCTACTCGCCCACCGGTGAAATCTTCAACCTGGCCTGCGAAGACGTTGCCACCCGTGCCGCCATCGACCTGGGCGCGGACAAGCTGCTTTTGTTTGGCGCGGATCTTGGCCTGATCGACGAGAACGGCCGTCTGGTACGTGAACTGCGTCCGCAACAAGTGCCGGCGCACCTGCAGCGCTTGGGCAACAACTATCAGGCGGAACTGCTCGACGCAGCGGCTGAGGCTTGCCGTGGCGGAGTAGGGCGCAGTCATATCGTCAGCTATGTCGAAGATGGTGCACTGCTCACCGAGCTGTTTACCCGTGACGGTGGCGGTACGCTGGTGGCCCAAGAGCAGTTTGAACTGGTGCGTGAAGCGGCGATTGAAGACGTCGGGGGTTTGCTGGACTTGATCAGCCCGCTGGAAGAGCAGGGCATTCTGGTGCGCCGTTCCCGGGAAGTGCTGGAGCGGGAAATCGAGCAGTTCAGCGTGGTTGAGCGTGAAGGGATGATCATCGCCTGCGCGGCGCTGTATCAGATTGCCGATTCGGATGCCGGTGAGCTGGCCTGCCTGGCGGTCAACCCGGAGTACCGTCATGGGGGGCGGGGTGATGAGTTGCTGGAACGCATCGAAACCCGCGCCCGGGCGCAGGGCCTGAAGACGTTATTCGTCCTCACCACCCGTACCGCCCACTGGTTCCGCGAGCGGGGCTTTGTGCCCAGCAGCGTAGACCGGCTACCGTCAGCTCGGGCCTCGCTGTACAACTTTCAGCGTAATTCGAAGATCTTCGAGAAGGCGTTGTAA
- the tauA gene encoding taurine ABC transporter substrate-binding protein, producing MAKRISSRQFVTVFVSLALSFSVQAANLTIGYQTGIDPSKVPQADGLYEKTIGQKIDWRRFNSGPEVVTAIASGDVQIGNLGSSPLAAAASRHLPIVAFIVSAQINASEALVVRNGSGIDKPEDLIGKTIATPFVSTSHYSLLGALKHWGLDTSKVKVVNLQPAEIAAAWKRGDIDGAFVWSPALGEIRKTGKTLTDAAQVGQWGAPTFEVWVARKDFAEKHPDVVAKFAKVTLDSFADYAAHKSGWTADSVPVQKIAKLTGANAADIPELLAGSNFPDAQAQQTDALLNGGTAKAIGETAQFLKEQGKVETVLPDYSAYVTGKFVSE from the coding sequence ATGGCTAAACGCATATCCTCACGTCAATTTGTTACAGTTTTTGTATCGCTCGCGCTTTCTTTCAGCGTCCAGGCGGCCAACCTCACGATTGGCTATCAAACCGGCATCGACCCCAGCAAAGTGCCCCAGGCAGACGGCCTGTACGAAAAAACCATAGGCCAAAAGATCGACTGGCGCCGTTTCAACAGCGGCCCCGAAGTCGTGACCGCGATTGCCTCCGGCGACGTACAAATCGGCAACCTGGGCTCCAGCCCTCTCGCAGCGGCGGCCTCACGTCACTTACCGATCGTGGCGTTTATCGTATCGGCACAGATCAATGCTTCTGAAGCGTTGGTGGTGCGCAATGGCAGCGGCATCGACAAACCCGAAGACCTGATCGGCAAAACCATTGCCACGCCGTTTGTCTCGACCTCCCATTACAGCCTGCTCGGCGCCTTGAAGCATTGGGGCCTGGACACCTCGAAAGTCAAAGTGGTGAACCTGCAACCGGCAGAAATTGCAGCCGCCTGGAAACGTGGGGATATCGACGGCGCCTTTGTGTGGTCGCCCGCCTTGGGAGAGATCCGCAAGACCGGCAAGACCCTGACAGATGCAGCCCAAGTGGGTCAGTGGGGCGCGCCGACCTTTGAGGTGTGGGTCGCACGCAAGGACTTCGCCGAAAAACATCCTGACGTAGTGGCCAAGTTTGCCAAGGTCACCCTGGATTCCTTTGCCGACTATGCGGCCCATAAATCCGGCTGGACGGCAGATTCAGTCCCTGTGCAAAAAATCGCCAAACTGACAGGCGCTAATGCAGCTGACATTCCTGAGCTGCTGGCTGGCTCAAACTTTCCGGATGCCCAGGCGCAACAAACCGATGCCTTGCTCAACGGCGGCACGGCGAAGGCGATCGGAGAAACGGCGCAGTTCTTGAAGGAACAAGGGAAAGTGGAGACAGTGCTGCCGGACTATTCGGCGTATGTGACGGGGAAATTTGTCAGCGAGTAA